The following coding sequences are from one Nicotiana tabacum cultivar K326 chromosome 1, ASM71507v2, whole genome shotgun sequence window:
- the LOC107807683 gene encoding nuclear cap-binding protein subunit 1 isoform X2, with the protein MSSWKSLLLRLGEKCPEYAGNADFKDQIEACYSAVRRELEHSGDDIFPFLLQCAEQLPHKIPLYGTLVGLLNLENEEFVAKLVENAQINLQDALETGKCNKIRILMRFLTVLMCSKVIQPSALVVIFECLLSSSATTVDEEKGIPSWQARADFYITCILSCLPWGGAELVEQVPEEIERVMVGVEAYLSIRKRVSDAGFSVFEDIEETNNAVNEKDFLEDLWSRVQDLSSREWKLDSVPRPHLSFEAQLVAGKSHDLAPVSCPEQPGPSGVLSGIAFGRQKHEAELKYPQRIRRLNIFPSNKTEDIQPIDRFVVEEYLVDVLLFLNGCRKECTSYMVGLPVPFRYEYLMAETIFSQLLLLPQPPFKPTYYTLVIIDLCKALPGAFPAVVAGAVRALFDKIADLDMECRTRLILWFSHHLSNFQFIWPWEEWAHVLDLPKWAPQRVFVQEVLEREVRLSYWDKIKQSIENTPALEELLPPRGGPQFKYSEEDGTDPTERALSVELKDMVKGRKSAREMISWVEENVFPAHGFDITLRVVVQTLLDIGSKSFTHLITVLERYGQVIAKICTDDDQQFKLISEVSSYWQNSAQMTAISIDRMMSYRLISNLAIVRWVFSSSNLDRFHVSDSPWEILRNAVSKTYNRISDLRKEISSLERSVVLAEEAASRARYQLDSAESKLSIMDGEPVLGENPVRIKRLKSYAEKAKEEEVSVRESLEAKEALLARAVDEIKVLILSLYKGFLTALAEPLNDAFRDGTLRPSGQADEMNIDLEDSSVMDLDKDDGGRPKKSYSHPNGSREINGYNLDGKQQWCLSTLGYLKAFTRQYASEIWQNIENLDAEVLTEDAHPLFRKAIYCGLRRPLDE; encoded by the exons ATGAGCAGTTGGAAGAGCTTGCTTTTGCGACTCGGCGAGAAGTGCCCTGAGTACGCCGGAAATGCCGACTTCAAAGACCAAATT GAGGCATGCTATAGTGCAGTTCGCCGAGAATTAGAGCATTCTGGAGATGATATTTTTCCC TTCCTTCTCCAGTGTGCTGAGCAATTGCCTCACAAGATTCCTCTGTATGGAACGCTG GTAGGCCTTTTGAATTTGGAAAATGAGGAATTTGTCGCGAAATTAGTGGAGAATGCTCAAATTAATTTACAG gatgccttggagactGGAAAGTGCAACAAGATCCGTATATTGATGAGGTTTCTGACTGTTTTG ATGTGCAGCAAAGTTATCCAACCGAGTGCATTAGTGGTTATTTTTGAATGTTTATTATCATCATCAGCGACTACTGTGGACGAGGAAAAAGGAATTCCCTCTTGGCAAGCACGTGCTGACTTTTATATAACTTGTATTTTATCATGCCTTCCTTGGGGTGGAGCTGAACTTGTTGAG CAAGTTCCTGAGGAGATTGAAAGGGTTATGGTTGGAGTAGAAGCCTATTTAAGTATTCGAAAACGTGTATCTGACGCTGGGTTTTCTGTCTTTGAGGATATTGAAGAAACCAATAATGCCGTCAATGAGAAG GATTTCTTGGAGGATTTGTGGTCTCGAGTTCAAGATCTTTCTAGTAGAGAGTGGAAACTTGATAGTG TTCCCAGACCGCACCTCTCTTTTGAGGCACAATTAGTTGCTGGAAAGTCTCATGATTTGGCTCCAGTAAGCTGCCCCGAGCAACCAGGTCcttctggagttttatctggaaTTGCCTTCGGTAGACAAAAGCACGAAGCTGAGTTAAAATATCCTCAGAGGATAAGGAGGCTTAATATATTTCCGTCAAATAAAACTGAg GATATTCAACCCATTGATCGCTTTGTTGTGGAAGAGTATTTGGTGGATGTGCTTTTATTCTTGAATGGATG TCGAAAGGAATGCACTTCATACATGGTTGGGCTGCCTGTACCATTCAGATATGAATATCTTATGGCTGAGACAATATTCTCTCAG CTTCTTCTGTTACCTCAACCGCCATTCAAACCGACATATTACACATTGGTTATCATCGATTTATGCAAG GCTCTGCCAGGGGCCTTTCCAGCGGTTGTAGCTGGGGCTGTCCGTGCTCTTTTTGATAAAATAGCAGATTTAGACATGGAATGCCGAACACGTCTCATCCTTTGGTTCTCGCATCATTT GTCAAACTTTCAATTTATCTGGCCATGGGAAGAATGGGCTCATGTTTTAGATCTGCCAAAATGGGCCCCACAGCGTGTGTTTGTTCAAGAGGTTTTGGAAAGAGAAGTCCGTCTTTCATATTGGGACAAAATCAAGCAG AGCATTGAGAACACCCCTGCTTTGGAGGAGTTACTTCCACCGAGAGGTGGACCACAGTTTAAATATAGTGAAGAAGATGGTACCGATCCAACTGAGCGTGCGCTCTCTGTAGAGCTGAAGGACATGGTGAAAGGTCGGAAATCTGCCCGGGAAATGATTTCCTGGGTAGAAGAAAATGTTTTTCCAGCCCATGGTTTTGATATCACCCTCAGAGTTGTTgttcaaacgcttcttgacattGGATCCAAAAGCTTTACTCATTTGATCACTGTCTTGGAGAGATATGGCCAAGTCATCGCAAAGATTTGTACTGATGATGATCAACAATTTAAGCTGATTAGTGAAGTAAGTTCTTACTGGCAAAACAGCGCTCAAATGACAGCTATATCCATTGACCGGATGATGAGTTATCGGCTTATATCTAATTTGGCCATAGTGAGATGGGTTTTCTCTTCATCGAACCTTGATCGATTTCATGTCTCTGACAGTCCATGGGAG ATCCTCAGGAATGCTGTCAGTAAGACGTATAATCGGATTTCTGATCTGAGGAAAGAGATTTCATCCCTTGAGAGAAGTGTCGTCTTGGCAGAAGAAGCTGCATCTAGAGCCAGATATCAGTTAGATTCTGCGGAGTCTAAGCTGAGTATCATGGATGGGGAACCTGTTCTTGGTGAAAACCCTGTAAGAATAAAACGGCTGAAATCATATGCGGAAAAAGCAAAAGAGGAAGAGGTGTCTGTTCGTGAATCTTTAGAAGCAAAGGAAGCTCTTCTTGCTCGAGCAGTTGATGAAATTAAG GTTTTGATCCTTTCATTGTATAAAGGCTTCTTGACTGCTTTAGCGGAACCCCTTAATGATGCATTCAGAGATGGAACCTTGCGGCCCTCTGGTCAGGCAGATGAGATGAACATTGACCTTGAAGATTCTTCTGTAATGGACTTGGACAAGGATGATGGTGGAAGACCTAAGAAAAG TTACAGTCATCCTAATGGGAGCAGAGAAATAAATGGCTATAATCTTGATGGAAAACAGCAATGGTGTTTATCAACTCTGGGTTACCTCAAGGCCTTCACAAGGCAATATGCTTCGGAG ATATGGCAAAATATTGAGAATTTGGATGCTGAGGTACTAACTGAAGATGCTCATCCTCTATTTCGAAAAGCTATATACTGTGGCCTGCGAAGACCTCTGGATGAATGA
- the LOC107807683 gene encoding nuclear cap-binding protein subunit 1 isoform X4 codes for MSSWKSLLLRLGEKCPEYAGNADFKDQIEACYSAVRRELEHSGDDIFPFLLQCAEQLPHKIPLYGTLVGLLNLENEEFVAKLVENAQINLQDALETGKCNKIRILMRFLTVLMCSKVIQPSALVVIFECLLSSSATTVDEEKGIPSWQARADFYITCILSCLPWGGAELVEQVPEEIERVMVGVEAYLSIRKRVSDAGFSVFEDIEETNNAVNEKDFLEDLWSRVQDLSSREWKLDSVPRPHLSFEAQLVAGKSHDLAPVSCPEQPGPSGVLSGIAFGRQKHEAELKYPQRIRRLNIFPSNKTEDIQPIDRFVVEEYLVDVLLFLNGCRKECTSYMVGLPVPFRYEYLMAETIFSQLLLLPQPPFKPTYYTLVIIDLCKALPGAFPAVVAGAVRALFDKIADLDMECRTRLILWFSHHLSNFQFIWPWEEWAHVLDLPKWAPQRVFVQEVLEREVRLSYWDKIKQSIENTPALEELLPPRGGPQFKYSEEDGTDPTERALSVELKDMVKGRKSAREMISWVEENVFPAHGFDITLRVVVQTLLDIGSKSFTHLITVLERYGQVIAKICTDDDQQFKLISEVSSYWQNSAQMTAISIDRMMSYRLISNLAIVRWVFSSSNLDRFHVSDSPWEILRNAVSKTYNRISDLRKEISSLERSVVLAEEAASRARYQLDSAESKLSIMDGEPVLGENPVRIKRLKSYAEKAKEEEVSVRESLEAKEALLARAVDEIKVLILSLYKGFLTALAEPLNDAFRDGTLRPSGQADEMNIDLEDSSVMDLDKDDGGRPKKSHPNGSREINGYNLDGKQQWCLSTLGYLKAFTRQYASEIWQNIENLDAEVLTEDAHPLFRKAIYCGLRRPLDE; via the exons ATGAGCAGTTGGAAGAGCTTGCTTTTGCGACTCGGCGAGAAGTGCCCTGAGTACGCCGGAAATGCCGACTTCAAAGACCAAATT GAGGCATGCTATAGTGCAGTTCGCCGAGAATTAGAGCATTCTGGAGATGATATTTTTCCC TTCCTTCTCCAGTGTGCTGAGCAATTGCCTCACAAGATTCCTCTGTATGGAACGCTGGTAG GCCTTTTGAATTTGGAAAATGAGGAATTTGTCGCGAAATTAGTGGAGAATGCTCAAATTAATTTACAG gatgccttggagactGGAAAGTGCAACAAGATCCGTATATTGATGAGGTTTCTGACTGTTTTG ATGTGCAGCAAAGTTATCCAACCGAGTGCATTAGTGGTTATTTTTGAATGTTTATTATCATCATCAGCGACTACTGTGGACGAGGAAAAAGGAATTCCCTCTTGGCAAGCACGTGCTGACTTTTATATAACTTGTATTTTATCATGCCTTCCTTGGGGTGGAGCTGAACTTGTTGAG CAAGTTCCTGAGGAGATTGAAAGGGTTATGGTTGGAGTAGAAGCCTATTTAAGTATTCGAAAACGTGTATCTGACGCTGGGTTTTCTGTCTTTGAGGATATTGAAGAAACCAATAATGCCGTCAATGAGAAG GATTTCTTGGAGGATTTGTGGTCTCGAGTTCAAGATCTTTCTAGTAGAGAGTGGAAACTTGATAGTG TTCCCAGACCGCACCTCTCTTTTGAGGCACAATTAGTTGCTGGAAAGTCTCATGATTTGGCTCCAGTAAGCTGCCCCGAGCAACCAGGTCcttctggagttttatctggaaTTGCCTTCGGTAGACAAAAGCACGAAGCTGAGTTAAAATATCCTCAGAGGATAAGGAGGCTTAATATATTTCCGTCAAATAAAACTGAg GATATTCAACCCATTGATCGCTTTGTTGTGGAAGAGTATTTGGTGGATGTGCTTTTATTCTTGAATGGATG TCGAAAGGAATGCACTTCATACATGGTTGGGCTGCCTGTACCATTCAGATATGAATATCTTATGGCTGAGACAATATTCTCTCAG CTTCTTCTGTTACCTCAACCGCCATTCAAACCGACATATTACACATTGGTTATCATCGATTTATGCAAG GCTCTGCCAGGGGCCTTTCCAGCGGTTGTAGCTGGGGCTGTCCGTGCTCTTTTTGATAAAATAGCAGATTTAGACATGGAATGCCGAACACGTCTCATCCTTTGGTTCTCGCATCATTT GTCAAACTTTCAATTTATCTGGCCATGGGAAGAATGGGCTCATGTTTTAGATCTGCCAAAATGGGCCCCACAGCGTGTGTTTGTTCAAGAGGTTTTGGAAAGAGAAGTCCGTCTTTCATATTGGGACAAAATCAAGCAG AGCATTGAGAACACCCCTGCTTTGGAGGAGTTACTTCCACCGAGAGGTGGACCACAGTTTAAATATAGTGAAGAAGATGGTACCGATCCAACTGAGCGTGCGCTCTCTGTAGAGCTGAAGGACATGGTGAAAGGTCGGAAATCTGCCCGGGAAATGATTTCCTGGGTAGAAGAAAATGTTTTTCCAGCCCATGGTTTTGATATCACCCTCAGAGTTGTTgttcaaacgcttcttgacattGGATCCAAAAGCTTTACTCATTTGATCACTGTCTTGGAGAGATATGGCCAAGTCATCGCAAAGATTTGTACTGATGATGATCAACAATTTAAGCTGATTAGTGAAGTAAGTTCTTACTGGCAAAACAGCGCTCAAATGACAGCTATATCCATTGACCGGATGATGAGTTATCGGCTTATATCTAATTTGGCCATAGTGAGATGGGTTTTCTCTTCATCGAACCTTGATCGATTTCATGTCTCTGACAGTCCATGGGAG ATCCTCAGGAATGCTGTCAGTAAGACGTATAATCGGATTTCTGATCTGAGGAAAGAGATTTCATCCCTTGAGAGAAGTGTCGTCTTGGCAGAAGAAGCTGCATCTAGAGCCAGATATCAGTTAGATTCTGCGGAGTCTAAGCTGAGTATCATGGATGGGGAACCTGTTCTTGGTGAAAACCCTGTAAGAATAAAACGGCTGAAATCATATGCGGAAAAAGCAAAAGAGGAAGAGGTGTCTGTTCGTGAATCTTTAGAAGCAAAGGAAGCTCTTCTTGCTCGAGCAGTTGATGAAATTAAG GTTTTGATCCTTTCATTGTATAAAGGCTTCTTGACTGCTTTAGCGGAACCCCTTAATGATGCATTCAGAGATGGAACCTTGCGGCCCTCTGGTCAGGCAGATGAGATGAACATTGACCTTGAAGATTCTTCTGTAATGGACTTGGACAAGGATGATGGTGGAAGACCTAAGAAAAG TCATCCTAATGGGAGCAGAGAAATAAATGGCTATAATCTTGATGGAAAACAGCAATGGTGTTTATCAACTCTGGGTTACCTCAAGGCCTTCACAAGGCAATATGCTTCGGAG ATATGGCAAAATATTGAGAATTTGGATGCTGAGGTACTAACTGAAGATGCTCATCCTCTATTTCGAAAAGCTATATACTGTGGCCTGCGAAGACCTCTGGATGAATGA
- the LOC107807683 gene encoding nuclear cap-binding protein subunit 1 isoform X1, which produces MSSWKSLLLRLGEKCPEYAGNADFKDQIEACYSAVRRELEHSGDDIFPFLLQCAEQLPHKIPLYGTLVGLLNLENEEFVAKLVENAQINLQDALETGKCNKIRILMRFLTVLMCSKVIQPSALVVIFECLLSSSATTVDEEKGIPSWQARADFYITCILSCLPWGGAELVEQVPEEIERVMVGVEAYLSIRKRVSDAGFSVFEDIEETNNAVNEKDFLEDLWSRVQDLSSREWKLDSVPRPHLSFEAQLVAGKSHDLAPVSCPEQPGPSGVLSGIAFGRQKHEAELKYPQRIRRLNIFPSNKTEDIQPIDRFVVEEYLVDVLLFLNGCRKECTSYMVGLPVPFRYEYLMAETIFSQLLLLPQPPFKPTYYTLVIIDLCKALPGAFPAVVAGAVRALFDKIADLDMECRTRLILWFSHHLSNFQFIWPWEEWAHVLDLPKWAPQRVFVQEVLEREVRLSYWDKIKQSIENTPALEELLPPRGGPQFKYSEEDGTDPTERALSVELKDMVKGRKSAREMISWVEENVFPAHGFDITLRVVVQTLLDIGSKSFTHLITVLERYGQVIAKICTDDDQQFKLISEVSSYWQNSAQMTAISIDRMMSYRLISNLAIVRWVFSSSNLDRFHVSDSPWEILRNAVSKTYNRISDLRKEISSLERSVVLAEEAASRARYQLDSAESKLSIMDGEPVLGENPVRIKRLKSYAEKAKEEEVSVRESLEAKEALLARAVDEIKVLILSLYKGFLTALAEPLNDAFRDGTLRPSGQADEMNIDLEDSSVMDLDKDDGGRPKKSYSHPNGSREINGYNLDGKQQWCLSTLGYLKAFTRQYASEIWQNIENLDAEVLTEDAHPLFRKAIYCGLRRPLDE; this is translated from the exons ATGAGCAGTTGGAAGAGCTTGCTTTTGCGACTCGGCGAGAAGTGCCCTGAGTACGCCGGAAATGCCGACTTCAAAGACCAAATT GAGGCATGCTATAGTGCAGTTCGCCGAGAATTAGAGCATTCTGGAGATGATATTTTTCCC TTCCTTCTCCAGTGTGCTGAGCAATTGCCTCACAAGATTCCTCTGTATGGAACGCTGGTAG GCCTTTTGAATTTGGAAAATGAGGAATTTGTCGCGAAATTAGTGGAGAATGCTCAAATTAATTTACAG gatgccttggagactGGAAAGTGCAACAAGATCCGTATATTGATGAGGTTTCTGACTGTTTTG ATGTGCAGCAAAGTTATCCAACCGAGTGCATTAGTGGTTATTTTTGAATGTTTATTATCATCATCAGCGACTACTGTGGACGAGGAAAAAGGAATTCCCTCTTGGCAAGCACGTGCTGACTTTTATATAACTTGTATTTTATCATGCCTTCCTTGGGGTGGAGCTGAACTTGTTGAG CAAGTTCCTGAGGAGATTGAAAGGGTTATGGTTGGAGTAGAAGCCTATTTAAGTATTCGAAAACGTGTATCTGACGCTGGGTTTTCTGTCTTTGAGGATATTGAAGAAACCAATAATGCCGTCAATGAGAAG GATTTCTTGGAGGATTTGTGGTCTCGAGTTCAAGATCTTTCTAGTAGAGAGTGGAAACTTGATAGTG TTCCCAGACCGCACCTCTCTTTTGAGGCACAATTAGTTGCTGGAAAGTCTCATGATTTGGCTCCAGTAAGCTGCCCCGAGCAACCAGGTCcttctggagttttatctggaaTTGCCTTCGGTAGACAAAAGCACGAAGCTGAGTTAAAATATCCTCAGAGGATAAGGAGGCTTAATATATTTCCGTCAAATAAAACTGAg GATATTCAACCCATTGATCGCTTTGTTGTGGAAGAGTATTTGGTGGATGTGCTTTTATTCTTGAATGGATG TCGAAAGGAATGCACTTCATACATGGTTGGGCTGCCTGTACCATTCAGATATGAATATCTTATGGCTGAGACAATATTCTCTCAG CTTCTTCTGTTACCTCAACCGCCATTCAAACCGACATATTACACATTGGTTATCATCGATTTATGCAAG GCTCTGCCAGGGGCCTTTCCAGCGGTTGTAGCTGGGGCTGTCCGTGCTCTTTTTGATAAAATAGCAGATTTAGACATGGAATGCCGAACACGTCTCATCCTTTGGTTCTCGCATCATTT GTCAAACTTTCAATTTATCTGGCCATGGGAAGAATGGGCTCATGTTTTAGATCTGCCAAAATGGGCCCCACAGCGTGTGTTTGTTCAAGAGGTTTTGGAAAGAGAAGTCCGTCTTTCATATTGGGACAAAATCAAGCAG AGCATTGAGAACACCCCTGCTTTGGAGGAGTTACTTCCACCGAGAGGTGGACCACAGTTTAAATATAGTGAAGAAGATGGTACCGATCCAACTGAGCGTGCGCTCTCTGTAGAGCTGAAGGACATGGTGAAAGGTCGGAAATCTGCCCGGGAAATGATTTCCTGGGTAGAAGAAAATGTTTTTCCAGCCCATGGTTTTGATATCACCCTCAGAGTTGTTgttcaaacgcttcttgacattGGATCCAAAAGCTTTACTCATTTGATCACTGTCTTGGAGAGATATGGCCAAGTCATCGCAAAGATTTGTACTGATGATGATCAACAATTTAAGCTGATTAGTGAAGTAAGTTCTTACTGGCAAAACAGCGCTCAAATGACAGCTATATCCATTGACCGGATGATGAGTTATCGGCTTATATCTAATTTGGCCATAGTGAGATGGGTTTTCTCTTCATCGAACCTTGATCGATTTCATGTCTCTGACAGTCCATGGGAG ATCCTCAGGAATGCTGTCAGTAAGACGTATAATCGGATTTCTGATCTGAGGAAAGAGATTTCATCCCTTGAGAGAAGTGTCGTCTTGGCAGAAGAAGCTGCATCTAGAGCCAGATATCAGTTAGATTCTGCGGAGTCTAAGCTGAGTATCATGGATGGGGAACCTGTTCTTGGTGAAAACCCTGTAAGAATAAAACGGCTGAAATCATATGCGGAAAAAGCAAAAGAGGAAGAGGTGTCTGTTCGTGAATCTTTAGAAGCAAAGGAAGCTCTTCTTGCTCGAGCAGTTGATGAAATTAAG GTTTTGATCCTTTCATTGTATAAAGGCTTCTTGACTGCTTTAGCGGAACCCCTTAATGATGCATTCAGAGATGGAACCTTGCGGCCCTCTGGTCAGGCAGATGAGATGAACATTGACCTTGAAGATTCTTCTGTAATGGACTTGGACAAGGATGATGGTGGAAGACCTAAGAAAAG TTACAGTCATCCTAATGGGAGCAGAGAAATAAATGGCTATAATCTTGATGGAAAACAGCAATGGTGTTTATCAACTCTGGGTTACCTCAAGGCCTTCACAAGGCAATATGCTTCGGAG ATATGGCAAAATATTGAGAATTTGGATGCTGAGGTACTAACTGAAGATGCTCATCCTCTATTTCGAAAAGCTATATACTGTGGCCTGCGAAGACCTCTGGATGAATGA
- the LOC107807683 gene encoding nuclear cap-binding protein subunit 1 isoform X3, which yields MSSWKSLLLRLGEKCPEYAGNADFKDQIEACYSAVRRELEHSGDDIFPFLLQCAEQLPHKIPLYGTLVGLLNLENEEFVAKLVENAQINLQDALETGKCNKIRILMRFLTVLMCSKVIQPSALVVIFECLLSSSATTVDEEKGIPSWQARADFYITCILSCLPWGGAELVEQVPEEIERVMVGVEAYLSIRKRVSDAGFSVFEDIEETNNAVNEKDFLEDLWSRVQDLSSREWKLDSVPRPHLSFEAQLVAGKSHDLAPVSCPEQPGPSGVLSGIAFGRQKHEAELKYPQRIRRLNIFPSNKTEDIQPIDRFVVEEYLVDVLLFLNGCRKECTSYMVGLPVPFRYEYLMAETIFSQLLLLPQPPFKPTYYTLVIIDLCKALPGAFPAVVAGAVRALFDKIADLDMECRTRLILWFSHHLSNFQFIWPWEEWAHVLDLPKWAPQRVFVQEVLEREVRLSYWDKIKQSIENTPALEELLPPRGGPQFKYSEEDGTDPTERALSVELKDMVKGRKSAREMISWVEENVFPAHGFDITLRVVVQTLLDIGSKSFTHLITVLERYGQVIAKICTDDDQQFKLISEVSSYWQNSAQMTAISIDRMMSYRLISNLAIVRWVFSSSNLDRFHVSDSPWEILRNAVSKTYNRISDLRKEISSLERSVVLAEEAASRARYQLDSAESKLSIMDGEPVLGENPVRIKRLKSYAEKAKEEEVSVRESLEAKEALLARAVDEIKVLILSLYKGFLTALAEPLNDAFRDGTLRPSGQADEMNIDLEDSSVMDLDKDDGGRPKKSHPNGSREINGYNLDGKQQWCLSTLGYLKAFTRQYASEIWQNIENLDAEVLTEDAHPLFRKAIYCGLRRPLDE from the exons ATGAGCAGTTGGAAGAGCTTGCTTTTGCGACTCGGCGAGAAGTGCCCTGAGTACGCCGGAAATGCCGACTTCAAAGACCAAATT GAGGCATGCTATAGTGCAGTTCGCCGAGAATTAGAGCATTCTGGAGATGATATTTTTCCC TTCCTTCTCCAGTGTGCTGAGCAATTGCCTCACAAGATTCCTCTGTATGGAACGCTG GTAGGCCTTTTGAATTTGGAAAATGAGGAATTTGTCGCGAAATTAGTGGAGAATGCTCAAATTAATTTACAG gatgccttggagactGGAAAGTGCAACAAGATCCGTATATTGATGAGGTTTCTGACTGTTTTG ATGTGCAGCAAAGTTATCCAACCGAGTGCATTAGTGGTTATTTTTGAATGTTTATTATCATCATCAGCGACTACTGTGGACGAGGAAAAAGGAATTCCCTCTTGGCAAGCACGTGCTGACTTTTATATAACTTGTATTTTATCATGCCTTCCTTGGGGTGGAGCTGAACTTGTTGAG CAAGTTCCTGAGGAGATTGAAAGGGTTATGGTTGGAGTAGAAGCCTATTTAAGTATTCGAAAACGTGTATCTGACGCTGGGTTTTCTGTCTTTGAGGATATTGAAGAAACCAATAATGCCGTCAATGAGAAG GATTTCTTGGAGGATTTGTGGTCTCGAGTTCAAGATCTTTCTAGTAGAGAGTGGAAACTTGATAGTG TTCCCAGACCGCACCTCTCTTTTGAGGCACAATTAGTTGCTGGAAAGTCTCATGATTTGGCTCCAGTAAGCTGCCCCGAGCAACCAGGTCcttctggagttttatctggaaTTGCCTTCGGTAGACAAAAGCACGAAGCTGAGTTAAAATATCCTCAGAGGATAAGGAGGCTTAATATATTTCCGTCAAATAAAACTGAg GATATTCAACCCATTGATCGCTTTGTTGTGGAAGAGTATTTGGTGGATGTGCTTTTATTCTTGAATGGATG TCGAAAGGAATGCACTTCATACATGGTTGGGCTGCCTGTACCATTCAGATATGAATATCTTATGGCTGAGACAATATTCTCTCAG CTTCTTCTGTTACCTCAACCGCCATTCAAACCGACATATTACACATTGGTTATCATCGATTTATGCAAG GCTCTGCCAGGGGCCTTTCCAGCGGTTGTAGCTGGGGCTGTCCGTGCTCTTTTTGATAAAATAGCAGATTTAGACATGGAATGCCGAACACGTCTCATCCTTTGGTTCTCGCATCATTT GTCAAACTTTCAATTTATCTGGCCATGGGAAGAATGGGCTCATGTTTTAGATCTGCCAAAATGGGCCCCACAGCGTGTGTTTGTTCAAGAGGTTTTGGAAAGAGAAGTCCGTCTTTCATATTGGGACAAAATCAAGCAG AGCATTGAGAACACCCCTGCTTTGGAGGAGTTACTTCCACCGAGAGGTGGACCACAGTTTAAATATAGTGAAGAAGATGGTACCGATCCAACTGAGCGTGCGCTCTCTGTAGAGCTGAAGGACATGGTGAAAGGTCGGAAATCTGCCCGGGAAATGATTTCCTGGGTAGAAGAAAATGTTTTTCCAGCCCATGGTTTTGATATCACCCTCAGAGTTGTTgttcaaacgcttcttgacattGGATCCAAAAGCTTTACTCATTTGATCACTGTCTTGGAGAGATATGGCCAAGTCATCGCAAAGATTTGTACTGATGATGATCAACAATTTAAGCTGATTAGTGAAGTAAGTTCTTACTGGCAAAACAGCGCTCAAATGACAGCTATATCCATTGACCGGATGATGAGTTATCGGCTTATATCTAATTTGGCCATAGTGAGATGGGTTTTCTCTTCATCGAACCTTGATCGATTTCATGTCTCTGACAGTCCATGGGAG ATCCTCAGGAATGCTGTCAGTAAGACGTATAATCGGATTTCTGATCTGAGGAAAGAGATTTCATCCCTTGAGAGAAGTGTCGTCTTGGCAGAAGAAGCTGCATCTAGAGCCAGATATCAGTTAGATTCTGCGGAGTCTAAGCTGAGTATCATGGATGGGGAACCTGTTCTTGGTGAAAACCCTGTAAGAATAAAACGGCTGAAATCATATGCGGAAAAAGCAAAAGAGGAAGAGGTGTCTGTTCGTGAATCTTTAGAAGCAAAGGAAGCTCTTCTTGCTCGAGCAGTTGATGAAATTAAG GTTTTGATCCTTTCATTGTATAAAGGCTTCTTGACTGCTTTAGCGGAACCCCTTAATGATGCATTCAGAGATGGAACCTTGCGGCCCTCTGGTCAGGCAGATGAGATGAACATTGACCTTGAAGATTCTTCTGTAATGGACTTGGACAAGGATGATGGTGGAAGACCTAAGAAAAG TCATCCTAATGGGAGCAGAGAAATAAATGGCTATAATCTTGATGGAAAACAGCAATGGTGTTTATCAACTCTGGGTTACCTCAAGGCCTTCACAAGGCAATATGCTTCGGAG ATATGGCAAAATATTGAGAATTTGGATGCTGAGGTACTAACTGAAGATGCTCATCCTCTATTTCGAAAAGCTATATACTGTGGCCTGCGAAGACCTCTGGATGAATGA